A single region of the Cereibacter sphaeroides 2.4.1 genome encodes:
- a CDS encoding methionine ABC transporter permease translates to MWANLTPLLLEATLQTLYMVAVSGVLGTAFGLPLGVFLATSQRGELLSAPLVNKVLGLVVNATRSVPFIILVVAIIPFTRALAGTSIGTTAAIVPLTVAAIPFIARLVENAIREVDSGLIEAARAMGATPFQIIRKVLIPEALPGIALGLTLALVSLIGYSAMVGAVGGEGLGDLGIRYGYQRFMPEVMAAVVVILVVLVQLVQSVGEGIARAVDRRAPRNRGR, encoded by the coding sequence ATGTGGGCTAACCTGACCCCCCTCCTTCTCGAAGCCACGCTTCAGACGCTCTACATGGTCGCCGTATCGGGCGTGCTCGGCACCGCCTTCGGCCTGCCTCTGGGCGTTTTCCTCGCCACCTCGCAGCGCGGCGAGCTTCTGTCTGCGCCGCTCGTGAACAAGGTGCTGGGGCTCGTGGTGAATGCGACGCGCTCGGTGCCCTTCATCATCCTCGTCGTGGCGATCATCCCCTTCACCCGCGCGCTGGCCGGCACCTCGATCGGCACCACGGCCGCGATCGTGCCGCTGACGGTGGCGGCCATCCCCTTCATCGCCCGGCTGGTCGAGAATGCGATCCGCGAGGTCGACAGCGGGCTGATCGAGGCCGCCCGCGCCATGGGGGCCACGCCCTTCCAGATCATCCGCAAGGTGCTGATCCCCGAGGCGCTGCCCGGGATCGCGCTAGGGCTTACGCTCGCGCTGGTCAGCCTCATCGGCTATTCCGCCATGGTGGGGGCCGTCGGCGGCGAGGGCCTGGGCGATCTCGGCATCCGCTACGGCTACCAGCGGTTCATGCCCGAGGTCATGGCGGCCGTGGTGGTGATCCTCGTCGTGCTCGTCCAGCTCGTCCAATCGGTCGGCGAGGGCATCGCCCGTGCCGTCGACCGGCGCGCGCCGCGCAACCGCGGCCGCTGA
- a CDS encoding MetQ/NlpA family ABC transporter substrate-binding protein: MLRMTTLASALALIAGGALAEEIKVGVSPGEHAEIMEEVAKIAAPKGLEIDVIEFSDYVVPNQALADGDIQANSFQHQPYLDNQVKDRGFDLVPVATTITTPMGLYSSKIESLDDLPEGAQVGIPNDPTNGGRALLVLQDLGQIKLAEGTGLTPSVLDVTENPKGIKFQELDAAQLPRSLADLDAALINTNYALASGLNPKTDAIATEKADSPYVNIIVVRNGDQEQPWVKTLVEAYHSPELKAFIDEKYQGSVITSW; encoded by the coding sequence ATGCTGCGCATGACCACCCTCGCCTCCGCGCTCGCCCTGATCGCCGGCGGCGCCCTCGCCGAAGAGATCAAGGTCGGTGTCTCGCCGGGCGAGCACGCCGAGATCATGGAAGAGGTCGCCAAGATCGCAGCCCCCAAGGGGCTCGAGATCGACGTGATCGAATTCTCGGACTATGTGGTGCCGAACCAGGCGCTGGCCGATGGCGACATCCAGGCCAACTCCTTCCAGCACCAACCATATCTCGACAATCAGGTGAAGGACCGCGGCTTCGATCTGGTGCCGGTCGCAACCACGATCACCACGCCGATGGGGCTCTATTCCTCGAAGATCGAGAGCCTCGACGACCTGCCCGAGGGCGCTCAGGTCGGCATCCCGAACGATCCCACCAACGGCGGGCGCGCGCTCCTCGTGCTGCAGGATCTGGGCCAGATCAAGCTGGCAGAGGGCACGGGCCTCACGCCCTCCGTTCTCGACGTGACGGAGAACCCGAAGGGCATCAAGTTTCAGGAACTCGATGCGGCGCAGCTTCCGCGCTCGCTGGCCGATCTCGACGCGGCGCTCATCAACACCAACTACGCGCTGGCCTCGGGGCTGAACCCCAAGACCGACGCGATCGCGACCGAGAAGGCCGACAGCCCCTACGTCAACATCATCGTGGTGCGGAACGGCGATCAGGAGCAGCCCTGGGTCAAGACGCTGGTCGAGGCCTATCACTCGCCCGAGCTGAAGGCCTTCATCGACGAGAAATATCAGGGCTCGGTCATCACCTCCTGGTGA
- the nhaC gene encoding Na+/H+ antiporter NhaC: MEQPRLAPPSLPLALVPVVLTLALLALQLFYFGDFTPHIPLVIGLAITGLVGVLRGQKWLDIREGVFHVIHVSMPSLSVLIVVGMIIGVWIASGTVPTLIYYGLTLLNPSIFLAAAMILCSVVSLSLGTSWGTVGTVGLALMGIGAGFGIPPYWTAGAVVSGAFFGDKISPLSDTTNLAPAVTGVNIFDHIRNMLPTTVPAMLIALTAYLVAGYALIEPHEASFGAIERITQELDARFELGLIPLLPALVVVVLALMRQPPLPSLFAGVLVGALIALFLQGAGLHQVFTYAQSGYAIETGVAEIDTLLNSGGIQSMMWTISLMLIALGFGGALERTGCLEAIITAIISRVKTFAAVQSSAIATAFATNMVAGDPYISIALPGRMYSPLYRGMGYSTLNLSRAVEEGGTLMSPLIPWNAGGAFVISALGLGIMSGNIQNLLYIPLAFACWTAPLIGIFYAFTGLFSPRATDDERAGWEKTDEDVMDLEDHALSDSGA; encoded by the coding sequence ATGGAACAGCCGAGGCTCGCCCCCCCGTCCCTGCCGCTTGCCCTCGTGCCGGTGGTTCTGACGCTCGCCCTTCTCGCCCTTCAGCTCTTCTATTTCGGCGATTTCACCCCGCATATACCGCTGGTCATCGGGCTCGCGATCACGGGGCTCGTGGGGGTGCTGCGCGGTCAGAAGTGGCTCGACATCCGCGAGGGCGTCTTCCACGTCATCCATGTCTCGATGCCGTCGCTCTCCGTGCTGATCGTGGTCGGGATGATCATCGGCGTCTGGATCGCCTCGGGCACGGTGCCGACGCTGATCTACTACGGGCTCACGCTGCTCAATCCGTCGATCTTCCTTGCGGCGGCCATGATCCTCTGCTCGGTCGTCTCGCTCTCGCTCGGCACCAGCTGGGGCACGGTCGGCACCGTGGGCCTCGCGCTGATGGGCATCGGGGCGGGTTTCGGGATCCCGCCCTACTGGACGGCAGGCGCCGTCGTCTCGGGCGCCTTCTTCGGTGACAAGATTTCGCCCCTGTCGGACACGACGAACCTCGCGCCTGCCGTGACCGGGGTGAACATCTTCGACCATATCCGCAACATGCTGCCCACGACGGTGCCGGCGATGCTGATCGCGCTCACGGCCTATCTGGTCGCGGGCTACGCGCTGATCGAGCCGCACGAGGCCTCCTTCGGCGCCATCGAGCGGATCACGCAGGAGCTCGACGCGCGGTTCGAGCTCGGCCTGATCCCGCTCCTGCCTGCCCTCGTCGTCGTCGTGCTCGCGCTGATGCGCCAGCCGCCGCTGCCGTCCCTGTTCGCGGGCGTGCTGGTGGGCGCGCTGATCGCCCTCTTCCTTCAAGGCGCAGGCCTCCACCAGGTCTTCACCTACGCGCAGTCGGGCTATGCCATCGAGACCGGCGTGGCCGAGATCGACACGCTGCTGAACTCGGGCGGCATCCAGTCGATGATGTGGACGATCTCGCTCATGCTGATCGCGCTCGGCTTCGGCGGCGCGCTGGAGCGCACCGGCTGCCTCGAGGCGATCATCACCGCGATCATCTCGCGGGTGAAGACCTTCGCCGCCGTCCAGAGTTCGGCCATCGCCACCGCCTTCGCCACGAACATGGTCGCGGGCGACCCCTACATCTCCATCGCGCTGCCGGGGCGCATGTATTCGCCGCTCTACCGCGGCATGGGCTATTCGACGCTGAACCTCAGCCGCGCCGTCGAGGAAGGCGGCACCCTGATGAGCCCGCTGATCCCCTGGAACGCGGGCGGCGCCTTCGTGATCTCGGCGCTGGGACTCGGGATCATGTCGGGCAACATCCAGAACCTCCTCTATATCCCCCTCGCCTTCGCCTGCTGGACGGCGCCCCTGATCGGCATCTTCTACGCCTTCACCGGCCTCTTCTCGCCGCGGGCGACCGACGACGAGCGGGCGGGCTGGGAGAAGACGGACGAGGATGTGATGGATCTGGAGGATCATGCGCTCTCGGACAGCGGCGCGTGA
- a CDS encoding phage/plasmid primase, P4 family: MDDPFASLEPLAVAPSGPEGVRAQFDQMEDIPPPRPRQPPPAQEDPVEIEVTEDGVARAFTEKYGGTLRFDHDAGRWYHWQEDHWQADTTSRAFEYCRRLARLASEGAKHSLLSTARKASFAGGVERLARADPAHAVTQEAWDRDPWLVACPGETVDLRTGRSAVPRPEDGITRRVAVAPAAQETCPTWWQFLEDATGADSSVMRFLQQWAGYSLTGITREHTLVFLYGDGGNGKSVFINTLTGLLGDYAATAGMETFTASKSDRHPTDLAMLAGARLVAASETEEGRAWAESRIKQMTGGDRITARFMRRDFFTYTPQFKLTLVGNHRPALANVKPVEPWALVVPAELETVAQQVLAEIAAAAVSDVNPFSGTLELIVEPGLTSATGWYLIGNPALHDGLAHAFLDGQSAPRIETRAGWNTLGMEFRLTWAVDAKFIGTASWFRNPGASGCPRCRPRNAQRQGVALLCLARRSEVLDR; the protein is encoded by the coding sequence GTGGATGATCCATTTGCCAGCCTCGAGCCTCTCGCCGTCGCGCCCTCTGGTCCGGAGGGGGTCCGCGCGCAGTTCGATCAAATGGAGGATATCCCGCCGCCTCGGCCGCGCCAGCCGCCGCCTGCGCAGGAAGATCCTGTTGAGATCGAGGTGACTGAGGATGGCGTTGCCCGCGCCTTCACCGAAAAGTACGGCGGCACTCTCCGCTTCGATCACGACGCGGGCCGGTGGTATCACTGGCAGGAAGACCATTGGCAAGCCGACACGACTTCGCGCGCCTTCGAATACTGCCGCCGCCTCGCCCGCCTCGCATCGGAGGGGGCGAAGCACTCGCTCCTCTCGACGGCACGCAAGGCATCGTTCGCGGGCGGCGTCGAGCGCTTGGCGCGGGCCGATCCGGCGCACGCGGTGACGCAGGAGGCATGGGATCGGGACCCGTGGCTCGTCGCCTGTCCGGGTGAGACGGTAGACCTGCGCACCGGGCGGAGCGCCGTGCCTCGCCCCGAGGACGGCATCACGCGCAGGGTGGCCGTAGCGCCCGCTGCGCAGGAGACGTGCCCGACGTGGTGGCAGTTCCTAGAGGATGCGACCGGCGCCGACTCGAGTGTCATGCGGTTCCTGCAGCAGTGGGCGGGCTACAGCCTGACCGGCATCACGCGGGAGCACACGCTGGTGTTTCTCTATGGCGACGGCGGCAACGGGAAGTCGGTGTTCATCAACACGCTGACCGGTCTCCTGGGCGACTACGCCGCCACGGCCGGCATGGAGACCTTCACAGCGTCGAAGAGCGACCGGCACCCGACCGACCTTGCGATGTTGGCCGGCGCGCGTCTGGTGGCGGCATCGGAGACCGAGGAGGGCCGCGCGTGGGCCGAGAGCCGCATCAAGCAGATGACCGGCGGGGACCGGATCACGGCCCGCTTCATGCGCCGGGACTTCTTCACATACACGCCGCAGTTCAAGCTGACGCTGGTGGGGAACCACCGCCCTGCCCTCGCGAACGTCAAACCGGTAGAGCCGTGGGCGCTCGTCGTGCCGGCCGAGCTGGAAACCGTGGCGCAGCAAGTTCTGGCCGAGATCGCCGCGGCGGCGGTTTCGGACGTGAACCCCTTCAGCGGGACGCTTGAGCTGATCGTTGAGCCGGGTCTCACCAGCGCCACCGGCTGGTACCTCATCGGCAATCCCGCCCTGCATGACGGCCTCGCCCATGCGTTCCTCGACGGTCAATCCGCGCCGCGGATCGAGACACGGGCGGGCTGGAACACCCTCGGGATGGAGTTCCGCCTCACCTGGGCCGTGGATGCCAAGTTCATCGGTACCGCGTCGTGGTTCCGCAATCCCGGCGCGTCCGGGTGTCCACGCTGTCGGCCGCGAAACGCGCAAAGGCAAGGGGTGGCACTTCTATGCCTGGCGCGGCGGTCCGAAGTTCTGGATCGATGA
- a CDS encoding tyrosine-type recombinase/integrase, translating into MDDFLSSPEMPKGERTRTDYRRWGLRLAEEFKDDPAEIFEDPGSRGEVNEWRKQWAHSPRQYDYAGTVAAVLLNWAVDQGKIRQHHCQRLRKVYEVDRAEIVWTPDHREAIEAKAPEWIRRILTAACETGLRVADLTKLAWSHVEATPHGRRIRVRTSKRKRVAYIPVTEAMGKLLDATPRDRMLILLSERGKPLTPHRASEGLRQWRDKAGLTPESLGYDLRLQDARGTAATRLLSAGLSLAEIAAHMGWSIRHAAAVIEHYARVSPDETDAILVKLATAKGSAS; encoded by the coding sequence GTGGACGACTTTCTTTCGAGCCCGGAAATGCCGAAGGGCGAACGGACCCGAACGGACTACCGTCGGTGGGGTCTGCGGCTGGCTGAGGAGTTCAAAGACGACCCGGCCGAGATCTTCGAAGACCCCGGCTCGCGGGGAGAGGTGAACGAGTGGCGCAAGCAGTGGGCGCACTCACCGCGTCAGTATGACTATGCCGGGACCGTCGCCGCCGTGCTCCTGAACTGGGCGGTGGATCAAGGCAAGATCCGGCAGCATCACTGCCAGCGGCTCCGCAAGGTGTACGAGGTGGACCGCGCCGAGATTGTCTGGACGCCGGATCACCGCGAGGCAATCGAGGCCAAGGCCCCTGAATGGATCCGCCGCATTCTGACGGCTGCCTGCGAAACCGGCCTGCGCGTGGCTGACCTCACGAAGCTCGCGTGGAGCCACGTTGAGGCAACGCCGCATGGCCGTCGCATTCGGGTGAGGACCAGCAAGCGCAAGCGGGTGGCATACATTCCCGTCACCGAAGCGATGGGGAAGCTCCTGGACGCTACGCCGCGCGACCGGATGCTGATCCTCCTGAGCGAGCGGGGAAAGCCGCTGACGCCGCACCGCGCCTCGGAGGGGCTGCGCCAGTGGCGGGACAAGGCCGGGCTGACACCGGAGTCCCTGGGCTACGATCTGCGCCTTCAGGACGCGCGCGGTACCGCTGCCACGCGGCTTCTGTCCGCGGGCCTCTCCCTCGCCGAGATCGCCGCTCACATGGGCTGGAGCATCCGACACGCCGCCGCAGTGATCGAGCACTACGCGCGCGTCTCGCCCGATGAAACCGACGCAATCTTGGTCAAGCTCGCGACCGCAAAAGGGTCCGCATCATGA
- the rpsF gene encoding 30S ribosomal protein S6: MSLYEHVFIARQDLSNAQAEGLIEHFSTVLADNGGKVVDREYWGVKTMAYKINKNRKGHYAFLKSDAPSAAVQEMERLMRLHDDVMRVLTIKVDKHAEGPSIQMQKRDERERGDRGDRSDRGDRGDRGGFRR; this comes from the coding sequence ATGTCTCTCTATGAGCATGTCTTCATCGCGCGTCAGGACCTGTCCAACGCGCAGGCCGAAGGCCTCATCGAACATTTCTCGACGGTCCTCGCGGACAACGGCGGCAAGGTCGTCGACCGCGAATACTGGGGCGTCAAGACGATGGCCTACAAGATCAACAAGAACCGCAAGGGCCACTATGCCTTCCTGAAGTCGGATGCCCCCTCGGCCGCCGTGCAGGAGATGGAACGCCTGATGCGGCTTCATGACGACGTGATGCGCGTGCTGACCATCAAGGTCGACAAGCATGCCGAAGGCCCCTCGATCCAGATGCAGAAGCGCGACGAGCGTGAGCGCGGCGACCGGGGCGACCGTTCCGACCGCGGCGATCGCGGCGACCGTGGCGGCTTCCGTCGCTGA
- the rpsR gene encoding 30S ribosomal protein S18, with the protein MANKPFFRRRKVCPFSGDNAPAIDYKDTRLLQRYISERGKIVPSRITAVSAKKQRELAAAIKRARFLALLPYAVK; encoded by the coding sequence ATGGCCAACAAACCCTTCTTCCGTCGCCGCAAGGTCTGCCCCTTCTCGGGCGACAATGCTCCCGCGATCGACTACAAGGACACCCGTCTTCTGCAGCGCTACATCTCCGAGCGCGGCAAGATCGTGCCCTCGCGCATCACCGCCGTCTCGGCTAAGAAGCAGCGTGAACTCGCGGCCGCCATCAAGCGCGCCCGTTTCCTCGCCCTGCTCCCCTACGCCGTGAAGTGA
- the rplI gene encoding 50S ribosomal protein L9 has translation MQVILLQRVAKLGQMGEVVNVKDGYARNFLLPQGKALRANESNIKSFEARKAQLEAQNLETKKEAAAVAEKLDGQSFVVIRSASDSGALYGSVTTRDAAEAATEAGFTVGRGQIVLDRPIKDLGLHTVTVTLHPEVVVKITLNVARSVEEAELQASGKSIQELAAEAEAAADFEIAELFDEIGAASQED, from the coding sequence ATGCAAGTCATCCTTCTCCAGCGTGTAGCCAAGCTCGGCCAGATGGGCGAGGTCGTGAACGTCAAGGACGGTTACGCCCGCAACTTCCTGCTGCCGCAGGGCAAGGCGCTGCGCGCCAACGAGTCGAACATCAAGTCGTTCGAGGCCCGCAAGGCCCAGCTCGAAGCGCAGAACCTCGAGACCAAGAAAGAGGCCGCTGCCGTCGCCGAGAAACTCGACGGCCAGAGCTTCGTCGTGATCCGCTCGGCCTCCGACTCCGGCGCGCTCTACGGCTCGGTCACCACCCGTGACGCGGCCGAGGCGGCCACCGAAGCCGGCTTCACCGTCGGCCGTGGCCAGATCGTGCTCGACCGTCCGATCAAGGACCTGGGCCTGCACACCGTCACCGTGACGCTGCACCCGGAAGTCGTGGTCAAGATCACGCTGAACGTCGCGCGGTCGGTCGAGGAAGCCGAACTGCAGGCTTCGGGCAAGTCGATCCAGGAGCTCGCCGCCGAGGCGGAAGCCGCGGCCGACTTCGAGATCGCCGAGCTCTTCGACGAGATCGGCGCGGCTTCGCAAGAAGACTGA
- the tig gene encoding trigger factor, whose protein sequence is MQVTETQKEGLKRAYTITVTAAELDAKVQEKLVEAQPDIEMKGFRKGKVPLAMLKKQFGPRLLGDAMQDAIDGAMRDHLETSGDRPAMQPEVRMVDGETWKEGTDVVVEMKYEALPEIPEIETSKVSLERLVVKADEAAIEEALKNLAESAQNFEDRRKGSKAKDGDQVVIDFKGSVDGELFEGGSAEDYPLVLGSGSFIPGFEEQLVGTKVDDEVTVKVSFPAEYGAKHLAGKEAEFACTVKAVKAPKAAELDDELAKKYGAEDLAALKSQISERLEAEYKGASRAVLKRALLDQLDQMVSFELPSKLVEAEAHQIAHQLWHEEHPEEHGHNHGNIEPTDEHKALAERRVRLGLLLAEIGRKAEVTVTDAEMTQAVLAQARQYPGQERAYFEFVQKNPQIQQQLRAPIFEDKVVDLILEGATVTEKEVGKDDLQKAIEALDEM, encoded by the coding sequence ATGCAGGTCACCGAGACCCAAAAGGAAGGTCTGAAGCGCGCGTACACCATCACGGTGACCGCTGCCGAACTGGACGCCAAGGTCCAGGAAAAGCTCGTCGAGGCGCAGCCCGACATCGAGATGAAGGGCTTCCGCAAGGGCAAGGTGCCGCTCGCCATGCTGAAAAAGCAGTTCGGCCCGCGTCTTCTCGGCGATGCGATGCAGGACGCCATCGACGGCGCCATGCGCGATCATCTCGAGACCTCGGGCGACCGTCCGGCGATGCAGCCGGAAGTGCGCATGGTCGATGGCGAGACCTGGAAGGAAGGCACCGACGTCGTCGTCGAGATGAAATACGAGGCCCTGCCGGAGATCCCCGAGATCGAGACCTCGAAAGTCTCGCTCGAGCGGCTGGTGGTGAAGGCCGATGAGGCCGCCATCGAGGAAGCCCTGAAGAACCTCGCCGAGTCGGCGCAGAACTTCGAGGACCGCCGCAAGGGTTCGAAGGCCAAGGACGGCGATCAGGTCGTGATCGACTTCAAGGGCTCGGTCGACGGCGAACTGTTCGAGGGCGGCTCGGCCGAGGATTACCCGCTGGTGCTGGGCTCGGGCTCGTTCATCCCGGGCTTCGAAGAGCAGCTCGTCGGCACGAAGGTCGATGACGAGGTGACGGTGAAGGTCAGCTTCCCGGCCGAATATGGCGCGAAGCATCTCGCGGGCAAGGAAGCCGAATTCGCCTGCACCGTGAAGGCCGTGAAGGCGCCGAAGGCCGCCGAGCTCGACGACGAGCTGGCCAAGAAATACGGCGCCGAGGATCTGGCCGCTCTCAAGTCCCAGATCTCCGAGCGGCTCGAGGCTGAATACAAGGGTGCCTCGCGCGCCGTGCTGAAGCGGGCGCTGCTCGACCAGCTCGACCAGATGGTGAGCTTCGAGCTGCCGTCGAAACTCGTCGAGGCCGAGGCGCATCAGATTGCGCACCAGCTCTGGCACGAAGAGCACCCGGAAGAGCACGGCCACAACCACGGCAACATCGAACCCACCGACGAGCACAAGGCGCTGGCCGAACGTCGCGTGCGCCTCGGGCTGCTGCTGGCCGAGATCGGCCGCAAGGCCGAGGTGACGGTGACCGACGCCGAAATGACCCAGGCGGTCCTCGCTCAGGCCCGCCAGTATCCGGGTCAGGAGCGCGCCTACTTCGAGTTCGTGCAGAAGAACCCGCAGATCCAGCAGCAGCTCCGCGCGCCGATCTTCGAGGACAAGGTCGTGGACCTGATCCTCGAAGGCGCGACGGTGACCGAGAAGGAAGTCGGCAAAGACGACCTCCAGAAGGCCATCGAGGCGCTCGACGAGATGTGA